The segment GCCGCCTTCCGCGAGGCCACGCGCAAGATCATCCAGCAGGGCAACTGCGCCTACTACAAGCACGACTTCAACACCTTGCGCTGCACCGCCGCCGGTCATGGACACCTCCCGGACGACCGCCACGGGCACGAGGCGAATCTCGACGCCGAGTTGGACCTGCTGGCCTACGAGCGACAGCTTCAGCCGGACATCTTCCTGAACGTAACCTCCAGTGTCTGGATGTCGCCCTGGTGGCTGGTGCACGCCGACAGCATCTGGATGGGCTCCTCGGATACCGGCTACGACAAGAGCTGGCCGATGCTCTCGCCGCGTGAGTGGGAGATGAGCTACCGCGATGCCCACTTGTACAACCTATATCATGTGCAGCGCCGGCTCGTCCCCGTCTCCGCAATGATGACCCACGGGATCACCCACGGACGCTACAACCGACTGGGTGGACCGCAGGAGACCCTGCGCGAGTGGTCCGATCACATCGTCATGTACTACGGTCGCGGCGTCCAACTCAAGGAGCTCTACATCACTCCCGAGATGGTGCCGCAGGATTGGTGGCAGCCGCTCGGCGAGACGACCCGCTGGGCCGTCGACCGCAGCCCGGTCCTCGAGAAGGCGCTCATGGTCGGCGGCGATCCGAAGAAGGGCGAAGTCTATGGCTATGTCCATTGGCTCGGCGATCGGGGCATCCTGTGTCTGCGAAATCCGGGGCTGCAGGATCAGGGCGTCGAGATTCCCTTCGACAAGAGTGTCGCTTACCGAGGTGCCTCGGGTCGGTCCTTCCGGGGTCGCGTGGTGTATCCCTATATCGAGGACCTGCCCACCACCTTCACTTCCGGCAAGCCGATCACGCTGTCCGTGAGCGGGGCGAGCGTGATGCTGGTCGAGTTGGAGCCCGGCCTTGCCCCGGCGATTCAGCCGGCCTGCGTCCCGGCCCTGGAGGGTGCTGTCGGTCAGATCAGCACCGACACCAACGGCAAGGCCGCCGTGACGGTGCAGTTCACGGTGCCTGACGAGGATATGCAGCGCTGCGACCTGTACCTGATCGCCCGTGGAGCCGGCTCCGCCTTCGCCTTCGACCGCATCACCCTCGACCAGACGCCCGTGAAGCCTCGTCGAGCTGGAGGCACAGACTGGGCGCTCTACAGCCTCGACCTGAGTGGCTCCCGGGGGAAGGCAATCGAGGTCGTCGCCACGCTGCCGGGTCGCGGCACTCAGCCCTTCTCGGAGCCCGAGGTTACCCTCAGCGCCTGGTTTGTAGCTGACCGCCCTGTCTCTGGCGGCGATCTGAAGACCGCAGCTCCCGCCAACTCGAAGCCGCTGCCCTTCGCTGTCTCCCAGGGCTTCCGTCGCCAGACGCTCCAGATCGTCCCGGACACGAGGCTCTCGCGTTCGCAGCCTCAGGGCTCTCTCACTGCCGCCGACCTGGCCACACTCAAAGCGGGCAAGCTACGTCTGCGAGTCTTCGGCGCCAACTCCGAGCCGGAGTACCGCGACAAGTTCATCTACCTCAATGGCGAGAAGCTCCTGCCGGTACCGCCCAACAAGGGCGAGCTGGATGCCTGGCAGGAAGTGGTTCTTGATCTCAAGCCCGACCAGCTTCGTCTGCTGAAACTGGAGAACACGCTGCGGCTGGACAACGCCGGCGGTGACTGCTACAAGTTCGGCGCCGTGGCGCTGGCCGTACAGCTAGCCAACGGCACCTGGGTCCAGAGCAGCACGGAGGGCCGCGTCTACTGCAGTGTCGAGGGCTGGGCGTACAGCGAGGGCCAGAGCTTCCGCAACGGGACCTCCGGTGACCTGAAGCTCAACTTCGCGGCGCGCTGAGACCGACCTTCACAAACCCACAAAGGAGAACCTATCAATGGTGACCGCACTCGCCCACCTCTGCTTCACCGTCAAAGACCTGGATGCATCGCTCGACTTCTACGCGAACAAGCTGGGCTTCACCCACGCCTTCGACTTCATCAACGATCAGGGCGTCCGCCATGGCTGCTATCTGCATATCGGCGGCCGTAGCTTCATCGAGCTCTTCCAGGGCAACTACGAGGAGTCGAAGGGCGGCTCCTACCGGCATTTCTGCCTGGAGGTAGACGACATCGAGGCGACTGCTGCGGACCTGAAAGCGAAGGGTGTCGAGGTCGGGGAGATCAAGCTCGGCAAGGACAACAGCTACCAGTGCTGGCTCACCGATCCCGACGGGAACCGGATCGAGCTGCACTGCTACACGCCCAACAGCCAGCAGAACGGTCCCTGGCTGGCGTAGACAGGCGCTTCGTGTCTTCGATAGTGTCGGCGGGCTTGCCGCCGACACTATCGCTGGTAGACGCCTACTTCTTTGCCGACCTCGAGCATGGCGAGGAAGTTGCGCACTGGAACGTAGTTAGCCACGCTGTTCCCGGAGCCAAGCGCATAGCCGCCACCGGGAGCACACTGCTCCAGGACGCGCCGGGTGTACTGGCGCACTTCCTCTTCCGTGGCACGGGCCAGCACACCGACGTCAATCCCGCCCAGCGCTGAGATGCGGCTGCCGTACTGGGCCTTGAAGTCGGCGACCGGCTGGATCACGTCCTCGAAGGAGTGCCTGCCGTCGATGCCGATGTCGATCAGGTCCTCCATCACCTGCGAGAGGTTGCCGCAGGAGTGGATCATCACCAGCTTGCCGTGCCCATGGGCGTAACTCACCAGCTTGCGGTACCAGGGGAAGACGTACTCGCGCAGGTGCGCCGGTGAGATCATCGTCTGCGTCTTGAACCCCAGGTCGTCATTGAGCCACAGTGCGCCGACGTGGTCCATGTCCGCGAGGACCTTGTAGACCGCAAGCTCGCCCTCGCCGATCTTGTCCACCACGGCTCGCACCAGGTCCGGCTGCTCGACCAGCGCATAGCACAACGGCTCATAGCCCATCAGCGCGGTCAGGTTCTCCAGCACGCCGCCGGGCAAGGTCACGGTCACCTTCATCCCGTCGGGGATCTGCGGCCGCAGCTTCTCGACGTCCTCGAAGCTCGCGTCCTCGATTCGCGGCCAGGGGTACTTCTCGAAGTCCTCCCAGCTCTCGATCGGCCCGTGGTGCTCGTCCTTCCACCCTCGCTTGCCGCGTGACTGCGTCGTCTCCGTGTCATCGGCGATCAGCGACTGCCGACCGGGGAAGGCGAAGCTGTGGTTGCCGCGCACGAAGTCATACCCGAGCCTCTGCATGAACTCCACGCGGAACCGACGGTTCTGGTGCGGGTCTGCGGGAGTTGGTCGCCCCATCACCGCTTCGAGGATCGGCTGGTCATGGAACAGCTCGAAGAAGGGTACCCGGTCGGGCTCACCGTCTCGGCGCAGCACGGTCAGGACGCGGTCGAAGTTCGGCTCCCACAAAGACGCGGACATGTAGGGCCTCCTGGAAAGGGTCGGCGGAGTTGCGGTCTGAGAAGCTGACGAGAGGGGCGTTCCCCAGATCGCAAAGTTCGCGCCCTCCATGGGCAGGATTTCCGTGTGCACCTCGTGACTACCTGCTGCGAGGTCGGCGAGGTAGTCGCACCATTCCTGATAGCTTCGGTGCTGACCGTCCTCGGGCATCACACAGCAGGGCACGACGATGAAGGGTCGCTGAGCTCTCGCAGCTTGCTTGATGACGGCCTCGGTGACCTCGTCCGGGTGCAGACCGACGAGCAGGTCTGCGTTGTCCGTGTCGGCCAGCGGGCGCTGCTGGTAGCTCATCCGCGAGAAGAACCCTGCTCGCTTGGCGAGCTTGCGGTAGTGGCGTTTCACCGCCTTGCGGCGCGGATCGACCACCGTCACCTCATACCCTCGGCGGGCAAGGTGGTAGGCCAAAAGCCCCATGCTGCCACCGATGTCCAGCACCCGCCGGGTGGAGGGCAGAGGAAAATGGTCGACGATGAAATCCGCCAGTACAACGAAGCGTTCGCGTGGGTGACTCATAGTAGCTGCGTCTCAGCGGTAGGGGTTTCGCCAGGGACCGGCCTCGGCGTCTTGCTCACAGTCGCGGGCGGCCAGCACGAAGTCATTCAGCTCGACATTGCGAATCACGATCGCCCGGGGCCGGAAGACATGCCGGTAGATCGCCGCCAGTCGCAGCGCCATCGAAGGCCAGGCTGAGCCGCCTACGTCGATGAACACCAGGTCGGCCTGAGGCGCGACCTGCGCCACTTCACCGGTCTCGAAGGCGTCGCACTGCAGCCAGAGGATGCTGTCGAAGTCGGCGCAGCGTTCGCGACCGCGCTCGAGACTCTGGGTGGTCTTCTCAACGGCGATCACTCGCGCAACGCGTCGCGCCAGGTGGATCGTGGTATGCCCTTCCGCCGCCCCGAGTTCAATCACGGTGTCGGTCGGCCGGGCGAGCTTTCTCGCATAGTCGCGGTAGGTGCCCACTCGTGCGCACAGGTGCAACTCCAGACCTGTCTGTGGCGGCGCCTCATCGCGAATCCGACGCAGAGCTTCGGCCCGCAGATCCCGGGCACGTTCGCACTCGGCATCAGCCTCCAGCGCCAACTCGGCGGCCTGGAGAGCCTCTTGCGGGTGCCCGCTCAGGAGTTCGCGCTCTGCCTGGAGCAGTCTCGCCGGTACCGGCTCCTGCGCTTCCTCGGCGATTCGCTCCGCCTCCGCGAATCTCGCCGCAGCGCCCTCAAGGTCGCCGGAACGGGCCAGGCGCCGGGCCTGGTGTCGCAGTGCCTCGATTCGTGAAGTCGTGTCCATCATGTCCTTCAGTTCAGCCCCGCATCCTTCAGTTGGCCGAGTCGGCCGGCCATACTCGCGGCAGTCTCCTCCACACCTCGGAGGGATAAGCGTACCTCTCTTCGCCCCAAGTGTCCACCAGGGGCTCGGGTTGGTGCTTGCCCAGTTCCTGGTGAAGGGACGAAACCTGCCCGGCGGCCGGGAACTGAATTCGTCCTTCTTGGTTACATAGGCAAGGGGTGTATGCTAAGCTTGGTACTGTTCCCGAGGGAGGGGTCCCGAATGTCTTCTGTCCGCATGGTTCACGCTCGTTCGCCGCTGCGCATCGACTTTGTGGGCATGACCGACTACGTGCCCGCCTGTGATCTGTTCGGCGGCAGCATCGTCAACGCGACGATCAACAAGTACATCTACGCGACCGCCATGGAGCGATGCGACGGGCTCATCATCTTCCATGCTCCCGATCAGGGCGACAAACGCCTGGTGGTGGAGAGCAAGGAAGCGCTCGATCCGGACGGCGAACTGGGCCTGGCCCAGGAGATCGTCCGCCGCTTCGACCTCAAGACCGGGGTAGAGCTCACGACCTACTCCGAGATGCCGGCGGGGGCGGGCCTCGGGTCCTCCTCGACGATCGCCACCTGCATCATTGCGGCGCTGGACGCCCTGACCGGGTTCAAGCTCACCTCCTACGAGATGGCCGAGCTTGCCCGCGAGTGCGAGACCGTTGCGCTGCGCACCACCTACGGCTGGCAGGATCAGTACTCGCCCGTCACTGGTGGCGGCGTGAAGTATATGAAGTACTGGCCGCGCGAAGTGGGCTGGCACATTGAGGTCGATCTGCTGCCCCTTCATGCCCCGACGATCGCGGCGCTTGAGAAGGACATCATCGTCTGCTACTCCGGCATCTCCCGGCCGGCCAAGAACATCCTCGATGCCGTGGCCGTGGGTGTCGAGGCCCGAAACGAGGGCGTCATTGACGCGCTCAAGCAGATGAGCGTGTGTGCGGACGACATCAAGCTGCAGCTCCTGCGCGGCAACCTCGACGGGCTTGGCGAGATGCTCACCGAGGTCTGGCACCTGCACCGCAGGCTGCACCCGGACGTCACCAACGACCGCATCGAGGAGCTCTTCGAGGTGGCTCGCAAGGCTGGCGCTACTGGTGGCCGTGTCTGTGGAGCCGGTGGCGGTGGTGCGATGATGTTCCACTGTGGGCCGAATCGCGACTATGCCGTAAGGCATGCTCTCGCCGAGGCCGGTGCCCGCGTTTTCGACTGGTCGGTAGATCGCAACGGGGCCCTGATCTGGTAGCTCACAGTGCAGCAGACACATCCCGGCCTGCTGCTAGCTTTCGGGGCGTCTCCCCTTTGCGAGACGCCCCTCTTTGGTTCGGTGAGAGGTGCTGGCGCGCTTCTCGCCGAACCATCCCCCCACTCTGGCGCGATTTCCCCTTTCTCTTCGGAGGTCTTCCCATGAAGCCCGTCCGCCTGGCGCTCTGTGGCCTTGGTGGCATCGGTGGCCACCATCGCAAGCTGATCCTGCAGAACGAACGCTACGAGCTCGTCGCCGCTGCCGAGCGATTCCAGGAGGCACAGGCCGGTGCCGTCCAGGAGCTCAAGGACCGTGGCCTGCGCGTCTACTGGCACCTGTGGGACCTGCTCGACGACCTGCAGGACGAGGTCGAGGCAGTAGTCCTCGCTGTGCCGCACCACTTCCATTCCGAGTACACCCTCGGCTGCCTGGAGCGCGGTCTCCATGTCTTCGTGGAGAAGCCCGTGACCGTGCTGATCCAGGATGCCTACCGCGAGCTCGAGCTGGCCCAAGAGAAGCAGCGTCTTGTGGCTGTGGACTTCCAGTACACCGGCTTCCCACACTCTCAGGCACTGAAGAAGTTCATCATGGAGGGCGGCCTGGGTGAGCTGCAGACGGTTGTGGCCGTGATGGCCTGGAAGCGCACCGACGAGTACTACCAGCGGGCACACTGGGCGGGGAAGCGCTACGTCGAGGGCAAGGCCTGCTTCGACGGCGTGCTCATGAACCAGGCTGTCCACACGATGAACAGCGCCCTGCAGATGGGGACTCGACTCGACGACCATGCCACCGTGCAGCAGGTGCAGGCCGAGACCTACACGGTTCATGACGGCATCGAAATGGAGGACCTCGCCTGCCTGCGCGCACAGTTGGACGAGGCCACGCTGTATCTGTACGCGACCACCTGCAACTTCGACCAGCCCGAGCGGACCACGCTGGAGATCACCGGCAGCAAGGGGACCGCGAGCTGGGACACGAAGAGCGCGACCGTCAGGCTGAACAGCGGCGAGGAGATTGTCTTCGACCAGAAGGCCGAGGGCGAGCAGATGCACAACAACTTCATCGACTGCATCCGCGGGACCGCGCCTCGGTTGTACGCTCCGCTGGATCGGGGAATGAAGGCGACACTGGCCATCAACGGGGTCTACACCAGCTCCGGCAAGATCCACAAGATCGGCTGGGACAAGATGGCGCAGATCCGCGAGCTGATCGACCAGGCCGCTGCCGAGAAGAAGCTCTTCAGCGAACTCGGTGCAGACTGGGCCTGCCCGGGCACCCCTGTGGACATGACCGGCTATCGCGAGTTCGTCGACCCGCAAGCCATAGCAGCCGCAGGAGACGCTGCGGCTGTGCCACCCTCCGGAATCTGATCGGCGCGCTCAGCCACAAGAGGACTGACCGGCCGACCCGACGGCCCTCCCCCAGCGGAGGGCCGTCCTTTCTATGCCAGACCTGTTAGGGCTGCGGAGCCGGTCCGGCGGTGGGTCCGATTGTGGTGTCGGGACGCTCGGTCCAGGAGGGGTCGATCGACGGCTGGGTATGCGGGCAGTCCTCACCCACGCACCGCGCCCCGACCTCCCGCCAGCACCGGTCATGATACTTGCGCTTGCAGGCCAGACACTCCACTGTCGTCCAGGCGACGATAAGCGGCCTGCTGCAAGCGGTGCAGCGGCTGCTCACGTCCTGGTACAGCCAGCTCGGGGTCAGCACCACGTGCGCGCCCAGGGCAGCGTGCTCGTGAGCTTCCTTGTCGGCCCGATGCGAGCTCAGCCAGGTCAGCGCCCGTAGCCCCAGGCCAACCTCGATCAGGGCGTAGAGCTGGAAGATCAGGATGGCCCACTGGCCGTAGTCCACGACCTCCGGCGTGATGATCTCCGAGTGCGAAAGCCCGGGGAGCACAAGTGCCCCCACAATCCACGACAGGAAGATAGAGACCGCCCACCATGCGCAATGCTTCACCTTGCCTGGCCAATCCTGTGGCACCTGCTGCATACCTACACCTCCTCACAGTCCGTGCGGTCCCCACAGGCACCCATATACTGCGCAGCCCCCGTTCTCCCTCCAGCAGTCGGGGTGTTGGGGAATGCCGCACGATGGGCAGATCACGTGTTCTGCGTTTGCCGGTATTATAGACTGACAGTAGGGGCAGCGAAGTTCATGGGAGACTCGTCGCAGGGGAGGTACGGGGTCAAGACCGGCGATTGATCGGCGCGCGTCGATGACGGCGATCCCGGAGAAGACAACGAGCGGTGTGTCAGGGTCACCATTGGGGCACTTCTCGCCCACGCAGAGCTGACCACGTCGGGCCCAACAGGAGCGGTGGTAGCAGCGCCGACACTCCAGACACTGGACCTCGATCCAGGCATCCGGAATCGGCATCCCGCAGATCGCACACTTCTCCCCGCCGACCACGGCATCGGGAATCAGCCAGCCTCCCGGCTCGTTGGCCATCCAGGACCGTGCACGAGCCTCAGCCTGGCGATTGGTCCACGCCACCAACTCCCGCAGGACCAGCATGATCCGCACCAGGGCGTACACCTGGACCAGGAGCAGGCCGCCATAGCCCAGCAGCACGGCCCTGCGCCCCAGGTCCGGATCACCCTCGACCTGGCTCACCAGCTCCATTGCCACCCACTGTGACCCGGCGATCAGCAGCAGCCAGCCGACGCACTGCCCCACCGCCGAGGGCCAGGGGAAGAACGCCTCGCGCACGTCCGCTCACCTGTCTCTCACTCGCTGCCCCCATGACCACTGGTACATCCATACGTCGTGCAGCCCCCATTCTCCTGCCAGCATTCCCGGTGATGAGGGATGTCACAGAAGCTGCAGACCACACGTTCCGCGTCCGGCGCGATCTCAGTCTGACAGAAGGGGCAGACTTCGGGGTGCTTAGAGGACCCTTCCTCCAAGGTGACGCCCGGTGTTGCGGTCCCCGAAGCCTCCAGGTCCACTTCGATGGGCTTCTCGCACTTCCTCGCCTGGTAGACTGCGCCGAAGATCACGCCAAGAGCCGCCGCGGCCGCAATCAGCCCTACGGCAAGCATGAAAGGATCGTGTGAGCCGAGGTCCTTCCTGAACTGCTCGGCAGCCGCCAGGATGCAGACTAGACCGAGGAGCTGGAGGGGCAGGCATCCGCAGGCCTGCCCCCAGCTCACTCGTTGCTCCCACGAGGTGGGTCCTTTGTCCTCGTCGTGCTGACTCATGGCAGTCTCCAGACTGCCCTAAGTACCTGACACATGCTGTCAGGTGCTTAGCTCAGGTTAGCGTGCCGCGAACACTCGCGGCACGCAGGCCCTACTCCGCCCGTGCCTGGAACTCCAGCACGGTCGCTGAATGGGCCGGGAAGGTGTAGGCCATGGCGTCGCGCAGGCTAAGGCTGCGGCTCTGCAGACGGACCCGGTCCGGCGCTTCCGGCGTGTTGGCGGCCTCCGGGGTCTGGCCGTTGAGCGTGATGACCTTGACCGAGTCCGTGGACGCAAATCCGGACAGGTTCAGCGTGGCGCGAACGTCGTCTCCCGGCAGCCGGTTCAGTACAGCTATATAGAGCGTCTTGCGGTCGGCGGAGAGGCTTGCCACAGCGTCCAGGGCCGTCAGATTGGCAGAGCCCGCGAAGCTGTAGGTCGGAGCTTCGACCGCCACGGGAACGCCAAGGGTGCCGGAGTGATTGGTGTACAGGTCAAAGGCCTGGTGAGTCGGCGTGCGAACCGTGGCCGTCGGCGTCACCTGCGTCGCGCCGAGCACATTGATCAGGAGCGCCAGGTTTGCCATGGGAACCTTCGGCCCCAGGCGGTTGAGAGCGTTGAACACGCCGCAGGCGTACAGGCCGTCTCGGAGCGAGTAGGGAGCCCCGCCGTGGGTGATGTTCCACTCGTCAAAGGCGATGGGCAGGTCCTTGCCCGAAGCGTCCCGGGCGATCTGGAAGGTGTCGGCCAGCATCCGCTCAATGGACACCGGGGTTGCGAGGGCCAGGGAGTAGGCCAGGACCGTGTCGGTGGCTGCCGGTATGTCGGCATAGTGATGGACGGAGAGCCAGTCATAGGTCTGCGCGGCGATCCGGCAGGCCTCGCGGTTCCAGCCGTTGTAGGCTTCGGTCTGAACGCCGTCGCCGATGAGCTTGATGGACGGGTCGACGCCACGCATGGCTCGGGCGAACTCCACGGACTTGATGCCGTAGTTCGTCGCGGTCAGGTGCCCGTGCTGCCAGTCGCCCCACATCTCGTTTCCGACGCCCCAGATGGTGATCCCGTAGGGCTGCGGGTGACCGTTGGCGGCTCGAACCTTGCCCCAGCCGGACTGCGCGGAGCCGTTGCAGTACTCGACCCAGGCGGCCGCCTCCGTGGCCTGCCCCTCGCCGCAGTTGACGCAGATGTAGGGCTCGGTGTCCACGAGTTGGCACAGGCGCAGGAACTCGTCTGTGCCCATGTCGTTCCACTCCCACTGGTTCCAGGCACGGTTCCAGCGTGGTGGTCGTCGGTCACGCTCGCCGAGGCCGTCGCGCCAGTCATACTGCGAGACGAAGTTGCCGCCTGGCCAGCGCAGGACAGGTGGCTTGATCTCGCGGATCGCCTGGAGGACATCGGCCCGGAAGCCATCGACATTGTCCGCCGGCATCAGCGACACCGCACCCAGCCAGAGCTTGCCTGCGCCTTCGCCGGTGATCGCAAAGCTCGCCTCAGTCTCCCCCGGCAGCGGCGCAAGGGTTACCTCCGAGACCGTCCACTTGGGCTCGATAGTGATCGACTGCAGGGGAGAGAGCGGCTTGCCGTCGCTCAAGAAGCCAAGGCTGACGGGCTTGGTCAGACCCTCCTGGCGGGCAACGAGTCTGACCTTGTACGCGACGCCGCCGCGCAGCTTCAGCTTGGGCTGGAGGATGCCGAACTTGCTGTCCGCCGCGGTCGCTGTGATGCGCTGCGACTGGCTCGGGCAGTAGTACTCGACGTTGTCGCGGGAGTAGCTGACGCCCGGTGAGGCCGCGAAGGGCTGCCAGCCCTCGACGACACCTTCGGCGCCGACCTTGCCGGTGAACTTACGGTTGGTGAGGACCTCGGCCCACAGGCCGCCGTCGATGCAGCGTCCCAGGTGCTCGATGAAGTGACCATGGCGCATGGGGTCAAGCGGCCAGGTCGGCTTCGAGCAGTCAACCCGCACAGTGGCCGTCGGAGTGGGCGACTGAACCGCGGGCCTGCTCTCGACCTTGAGG is part of the Armatimonadia bacterium genome and harbors:
- a CDS encoding VOC family protein, producing the protein MVTALAHLCFTVKDLDASLDFYANKLGFTHAFDFINDQGVRHGCYLHIGGRSFIELFQGNYEESKGGSYRHFCLEVDDIEATAADLKAKGVEVGEIKLGKDNSYQCWLTDPDGNRIELHCYTPNSQQNGPWLA
- a CDS encoding uroporphyrinogen decarboxylase family protein, with protein sequence MSHPRERFVVLADFIVDHFPLPSTRRVLDIGGSMGLLAYHLARRGYEVTVVDPRRKAVKRHYRKLAKRAGFFSRMSYQQRPLADTDNADLLVGLHPDEVTEAVIKQAARAQRPFIVVPCCVMPEDGQHRSYQEWCDYLADLAAGSHEVHTEILPMEGANFAIWGTPLSSASQTATPPTLSRRPYMSASLWEPNFDRVLTVLRRDGEPDRVPFFELFHDQPILEAVMGRPTPADPHQNRRFRVEFMQRLGYDFVRGNHSFAFPGRQSLIADDTETTQSRGKRGWKDEHHGPIESWEDFEKYPWPRIEDASFEDVEKLRPQIPDGMKVTVTLPGGVLENLTALMGYEPLCYALVEQPDLVRAVVDKIGEGELAVYKVLADMDHVGALWLNDDLGFKTQTMISPAHLREYVFPWYRKLVSYAHGHGKLVMIHSCGNLSQVMEDLIDIGIDGRHSFEDVIQPVADFKAQYGSRISALGGIDVGVLARATEEEVRQYTRRVLEQCAPGGGYALGSGNSVANYVPVRNFLAMLEVGKEVGVYQR
- a CDS encoding SAM-dependent methyltransferase; protein product: MMDTTSRIEALRHQARRLARSGDLEGAAARFAEAERIAEEAQEPVPARLLQAERELLSGHPQEALQAAELALEADAECERARDLRAEALRRIRDEAPPQTGLELHLCARVGTYRDYARKLARPTDTVIELGAAEGHTTIHLARRVARVIAVEKTTQSLERGRERCADFDSILWLQCDAFETGEVAQVAPQADLVFIDVGGSAWPSMALRLAAIYRHVFRPRAIVIRNVELNDFVLAARDCEQDAEAGPWRNPYR
- a CDS encoding Gfo/Idh/MocA family oxidoreductase, encoding MKPVRLALCGLGGIGGHHRKLILQNERYELVAAAERFQEAQAGAVQELKDRGLRVYWHLWDLLDDLQDEVEAVVLAVPHHFHSEYTLGCLERGLHVFVEKPVTVLIQDAYRELELAQEKQRLVAVDFQYTGFPHSQALKKFIMEGGLGELQTVVAVMAWKRTDEYYQRAHWAGKRYVEGKACFDGVLMNQAVHTMNSALQMGTRLDDHATVQQVQAETYTVHDGIEMEDLACLRAQLDEATLYLYATTCNFDQPERTTLEITGSKGTASWDTKSATVRLNSGEEIVFDQKAEGEQMHNNFIDCIRGTAPRLYAPLDRGMKATLAINGVYTSSGKIHKIGWDKMAQIRELIDQAAAEKKLFSELGADWACPGTPVDMTGYREFVDPQAIAAAGDAAAVPPSGI
- a CDS encoding RING finger protein, coding for MREAFFPWPSAVGQCVGWLLLIAGSQWVAMELVSQVEGDPDLGRRAVLLGYGGLLLVQVYALVRIMLVLRELVAWTNRQAEARARSWMANEPGGWLIPDAVVGGEKCAICGMPIPDAWIEVQCLECRRCYHRSCWARRGQLCVGEKCPNGDPDTPLVVFSGIAVIDARRSIAGLDPVPPLRRVSHELRCPYCQSIIPANAEHVICPSCGIPQHPDCWRENGGCAVYGCLWGPHGL
- a CDS encoding RING finger protein produces the protein MSQHDEDKGPTSWEQRVSWGQACGCLPLQLLGLVCILAAAEQFRKDLGSHDPFMLAVGLIAAAAALGVIFGAVYQARKCEKPIEVDLEASGTATPGVTLEEGSSKHPEVCPFCQTEIAPDAERVVCSFCDIPHHRECWQENGGCTTYGCTSGHGGSE
- a CDS encoding alpha-L-arabinofuranosidase C-terminal domain-containing protein, whose translation is MKATITRMVLLMTLLTSPAWCQADFDDGFDGPTLNPRWEWFVPKAGPTYSLKDSPGSLRITLPQSKDGFNHWNAREADKAPLLLTAAPQGDFTVETHLRVVSHGPDSNFHLGLIVGFSRRFVLAWGPFYAPALGNPKDKPEIWCEPTGQPRFLVDKGDARDVFLRITKTGRSYAMSLRRSDQAPWVSLGSWESAWPARYVGFMGKTFGDGPAVVADLDYLKVESRPAVQSPTPTATVRVDCSKPTWPLDPMRHGHFIEHLGRCIDGGLWAEVLTNRKFTGKVGAEGVVEGWQPFAASPGVSYSRDNVEYYCPSQSQRITATAADSKFGILQPKLKLRGGVAYKVRLVARQEGLTKPVSLGFLSDGKPLSPLQSITIEPKWTVSEVTLAPLPGETEASFAITGEGAGKLWLGAVSLMPADNVDGFRADVLQAIREIKPPVLRWPGGNFVSQYDWRDGLGERDRRPPRWNRAWNQWEWNDMGTDEFLRLCQLVDTEPYICVNCGEGQATEAAAWVEYCNGSAQSGWGKVRAANGHPQPYGITIWGVGNEMWGDWQHGHLTATNYGIKSVEFARAMRGVDPSIKLIGDGVQTEAYNGWNREACRIAAQTYDWLSVHHYADIPAATDTVLAYSLALATPVSIERMLADTFQIARDASGKDLPIAFDEWNITHGGAPYSLRDGLYACGVFNALNRLGPKVPMANLALLINVLGATQVTPTATVRTPTHQAFDLYTNHSGTLGVPVAVEAPTYSFAGSANLTALDAVASLSADRKTLYIAVLNRLPGDDVRATLNLSGFASTDSVKVITLNGQTPEAANTPEAPDRVRLQSRSLSLRDAMAYTFPAHSATVLEFQARAE